A genome region from Pseudomonas pergaminensis includes the following:
- a CDS encoding LysR family transcriptional regulator: MLSAELKAFFMVARLGSITQAAKKLGLSQPTVTTQIRNLESQYGVELFYRGGRRLTVSDDGARLLPMVKALLQQEADIEFFLRNNGQVQGALRIAATAPYYILDLVKAFRERLPQVDVSVEIGNSQQVLEALDDYRVDVAASSQLLEDPRLIRRVLGTDPLVLAVHRNHPLAKLDHVPLSALAGHTLLMREAGSTTRRLTEELLQSANVSFGPLLEIGSRESIREAVLRNIGISIIARQEVPHDPQLRVLTIENAPQIPEYLYCLKERKSARLPAAFLGLAQEMSPL, encoded by the coding sequence GTGCTGAGTGCGGAGTTAAAGGCGTTTTTTATGGTCGCCCGCCTGGGCAGCATTACCCAGGCGGCGAAAAAACTCGGCCTGAGCCAACCCACGGTCACCACCCAGATCCGTAACCTGGAAAGCCAGTACGGTGTCGAACTGTTCTACCGCGGCGGCCGCCGCCTCACCGTCAGCGACGACGGCGCGCGTCTGCTGCCGATGGTCAAGGCGCTGTTGCAGCAGGAAGCGGACATCGAGTTTTTCCTGCGCAACAACGGCCAGGTCCAGGGGGCATTGAGAATCGCCGCGACAGCGCCGTATTACATCCTCGACCTGGTCAAAGCCTTTCGCGAGCGCCTGCCGCAAGTGGATGTGTCGGTGGAGATCGGCAACTCCCAGCAGGTGCTGGAAGCGTTGGACGATTACCGCGTCGACGTCGCTGCCTCCTCGCAACTGCTGGAAGACCCGCGGCTGATCCGCCGGGTGCTGGGCACCGACCCGCTAGTGCTGGCGGTACACCGCAACCATCCGCTGGCCAAGCTCGATCATGTGCCGCTCTCAGCGTTGGCCGGGCACACTTTGCTGATGCGTGAAGCGGGCTCGACCACGCGACGCCTGACCGAAGAGCTCTTGCAAAGCGCCAACGTGAGCTTCGGCCCGTTGCTGGAAATCGGCAGCCGCGAGTCGATCCGTGAGGCGGTGCTGCGCAATATCGGCATCAGCATCATTGCGCGTCAGGAAGTGCCCCACGACCCGCAACTGCGTGTGCTGACCATCGAAAATGCACCGCAGATTCCCGAGTACCTGTACTGCCTCAAGGAGCGCAAAAGCGCGCGGTTACCGGCGGCGTTCCTGGGGTTGGCGCAGGAAATGTCTCCACTCTAA
- a CDS encoding heavy metal translocating P-type ATPase — translation MSDSLHTPHKHDHDHDHGPKKLTPVHDHGHGGSCCSGTPAPARVQLSEAPTAGSRLSTFRIEAMDCPTEQTLIQNKLGKLAGVQQLEFNLINRILGVTHDLPNTAPIVDAIKSLGMQADPIEEGKPAAEPPPKKHWWPLALSGVGALAAEVLHFTNAAPTWVIAVVALVSILSGGLTTYKKGWIALKNLNLNINALMSIAVTGAILIGQWPEAAMVMFLFTVAELIEAKSLDRARNAISGLMQMTPEQATVQQADGTWVEKEVKSIELGAIVRVKPGERIGLDGEVTAGQSTIDQAPITGESLPIEKTVGDKVFAGTINQAGSLEYKVTAAANNSTLARIIHAVEQAQGARAPTQRFVDSFSKVYTPAVFLFALGVAIIPPLFMAGAWFDWIYRALVLLVVACPCALVISTPVTIVSGLAAAARKGILIKGGVYLEGGYKLDYLALDKTGTITHGKPVQTDYLALFPNLEDSAPALAASLAGRSDHPVSLAIANAAVDKKLPVHAVDNFEALAGRGVRGDINGATYHLGNHRLVEDLGLCSPELEEKLFALEKQGKSVVLLLDKSGPLALFAVADTVKDSSREAIQQLHELGIKTLMLTGDNTHTAQAIAAQVGIDQAQGDLLPTDKLQAIETLYGQGHRVGMVGDGINDAPALARAEIGFAMAAAGTDTAIETADVALMDDDLRKIPAFIRLSRQTSSILKQNITLALVIKAIFLVVTFLGLATMWMAVFADMGVALLVVFNGLRLLRK, via the coding sequence ATGAGCGATTCCCTCCACACCCCGCATAAGCACGACCACGACCATGATCATGGCCCGAAGAAACTCACGCCCGTGCATGACCACGGCCACGGTGGTTCGTGCTGTTCCGGCACGCCAGCCCCTGCGCGGGTGCAACTGAGCGAAGCGCCCACCGCCGGCTCCCGGCTGAGCACCTTCCGTATCGAAGCCATGGACTGCCCTACTGAGCAGACGCTGATCCAGAACAAATTGGGCAAGCTCGCGGGCGTGCAGCAGTTGGAGTTCAACCTGATCAACCGCATCCTCGGCGTTACTCACGACCTGCCGAACACTGCGCCCATCGTCGATGCGATCAAATCCCTGGGCATGCAGGCCGACCCCATTGAAGAAGGCAAGCCTGCCGCCGAGCCACCGCCCAAGAAGCACTGGTGGCCGCTGGCGCTGTCCGGCGTTGGCGCGTTGGCTGCCGAGGTGCTGCACTTCACCAATGCCGCGCCCACCTGGGTTATCGCGGTGGTCGCGCTGGTGTCGATCCTCAGCGGCGGCCTCACCACCTACAAAAAGGGCTGGATTGCCCTGAAAAACCTCAACCTGAACATCAATGCCCTGATGAGCATCGCCGTCACCGGTGCGATCCTGATCGGCCAATGGCCGGAAGCCGCCATGGTGATGTTCCTGTTCACCGTGGCCGAGTTGATCGAAGCCAAGTCCCTGGACCGTGCGCGCAATGCCATCAGCGGCTTGATGCAAATGACGCCTGAGCAGGCCACAGTGCAGCAGGCGGATGGGACATGGGTCGAAAAAGAGGTCAAAAGCATTGAGTTGGGTGCCATCGTGCGGGTCAAGCCCGGCGAGCGCATCGGCCTGGACGGTGAAGTCACTGCGGGCCAATCCACCATCGACCAGGCGCCGATCACCGGTGAAAGCCTGCCGATCGAAAAGACCGTGGGCGATAAGGTCTTCGCCGGCACCATCAACCAGGCCGGCTCCCTGGAATATAAAGTCACTGCCGCGGCCAACAACTCCACCCTGGCGCGCATCATTCACGCGGTGGAACAAGCCCAGGGCGCACGGGCACCGACCCAACGGTTTGTCGACAGCTTCTCGAAGGTCTACACCCCGGCGGTATTCCTGTTCGCCTTGGGCGTGGCCATTATTCCACCGCTGTTCATGGCCGGCGCCTGGTTCGATTGGATCTACCGCGCCCTGGTGCTGTTGGTGGTTGCCTGCCCCTGCGCATTGGTGATTTCCACCCCGGTGACCATCGTCAGCGGCCTCGCCGCCGCCGCGCGCAAAGGCATCCTGATCAAGGGCGGCGTGTACCTGGAGGGCGGTTACAAGCTCGACTACCTGGCGCTCGACAAGACCGGCACCATCACCCATGGCAAGCCGGTGCAAACCGATTACCTGGCGCTGTTCCCCAACCTTGAAGACAGCGCGCCGGCCCTGGCCGCCAGCCTGGCAGGGCGCTCCGATCACCCAGTGTCACTGGCGATTGCCAATGCGGCTGTGGATAAAAAACTGCCGGTTCACGCTGTGGATAACTTCGAGGCCCTGGCCGGTCGCGGCGTGCGCGGCGATATCAACGGTGCAACCTACCACCTGGGCAACCATCGCCTGGTGGAAGACCTGGGCCTGTGCTCGCCGGAGTTGGAAGAAAAACTCTTCGCCCTGGAAAAGCAGGGCAAATCCGTGGTGCTGCTGCTCGACAAATCCGGCCCGCTGGCACTGTTCGCCGTGGCAGACACCGTCAAGGACAGCAGCCGCGAAGCCATCCAGCAACTGCATGAACTGGGCATCAAGACCCTGATGCTCACCGGCGACAACACCCACACCGCCCAGGCAATCGCCGCCCAGGTCGGCATCGACCAGGCTCAGGGCGACCTGCTGCCTACCGACAAGCTGCAAGCCATCGAAACCCTTTACGGCCAAGGCCACCGTGTGGGCATGGTCGGCGACGGCATCAATGACGCCCCGGCCCTGGCCCGTGCCGAGATCGGTTTTGCCATGGCTGCCGCCGGCACCGACACGGCCATCGAAACGGCTGACGTGGCGCTGATGGATGATGACTTGCGCAAGATTCCGGCATTCATTCGTCTGTCGCGGCAAACGTCGAGTATCCTCAAGCAGAACATCACCCTGGCGCTGGTGATCAAGGCGATCTTCCTGGTGGTCACCTTCCTGGGCCTGGCCACCATGTGGATGGCGGTGTTCGCCGACATGGGCGTGGCCCTGCTGGTGGTGTTCAATGGTCTGCGCCTGTTGCGCAAATAA
- the cadR gene encoding Cd(II)/Pb(II)-responsive transcriptional regulator, whose amino-acid sequence MKIGELAKLTDCPVETIRYYEKESLLPPPARTDANYRVYTQAHTERLIFIRNCRSLDMTLEEIRSLLGLRDSPQDQCENVNALIDEHIHHVKARIDGLLALQEQLLDLRQRCGGGPECGILQRLEVSGSVAASEAEPSHVGRSHAH is encoded by the coding sequence ATGAAGATCGGCGAATTGGCCAAACTGACCGACTGCCCGGTAGAAACCATCCGTTACTACGAGAAGGAAAGCCTGCTGCCGCCCCCGGCGCGCACCGATGCCAACTACCGCGTGTACACCCAGGCACACACCGAGCGGCTGATCTTTATCCGCAACTGCCGCAGCCTCGACATGACCCTGGAAGAAATTCGCAGCCTGCTGGGCCTGCGGGACAGCCCCCAGGACCAGTGTGAAAACGTGAATGCGCTGATCGACGAGCATATCCACCATGTGAAAGCGCGGATCGACGGGCTGTTGGCGTTGCAAGAGCAATTGCTGGACTTGCGCCAACGCTGTGGCGGCGGGCCCGAGTGCGGGATTCTGCAGCGGCTGGAAGTCAGTGGGAGTGTGGCAGCCAGCGAGGCTGAGCCCTCGCATGTAGGCAGAAGCCACGCCCACTAA
- a CDS encoding thymidylate synthase, producing the protein MKQYLELLNDVVTNGLTKGDRTGTGTKAVFARQYRHNLADGFPLLTTKKLHFKSIANELIWMLSGNTNIKWLNENGVRIWDEWATEEGDLGPVYGEQWTAWPTKDGGTINQIDYMVHTLKTNPNSRRILFHGWNVEYLPDETKSPQENARNGKQALPPCHLLYQAFVHDGHLSMQLYIRSSDVFLGLPYNTAALALLTHMLAQQCDLIPHEIIVTTGDTHAYSNHMEQIRTQLARTPKKLPELVIKRKPASIYDYTFEDFEIVGYDADPSIKADVAI; encoded by the coding sequence ATGAAGCAATATCTCGAACTACTGAACGACGTCGTGACCAATGGATTGACCAAGGGCGATCGCACCGGCACCGGCACCAAGGCCGTGTTCGCCCGTCAGTATCGGCATAACTTGGCCGACGGCTTCCCGCTGCTGACCACCAAGAAGCTTCACTTCAAAAGCATCGCCAATGAGCTGATCTGGATGTTGAGTGGCAACACCAACATCAAGTGGCTGAACGAAAACGGCGTGCGCATCTGGGACGAATGGGCCACCGAAGAGGGCGACCTGGGCCCGGTGTATGGCGAGCAGTGGACCGCCTGGCCAACCAAGGATGGCGGTACGATCAACCAGATCGACTACATGGTCCACACGCTCAAGACCAACCCGAACAGCCGCCGCATCCTGTTCCACGGCTGGAACGTCGAGTACCTGCCCGACGAAACCAAAAGCCCGCAGGAAAACGCGCGCAACGGCAAGCAAGCCCTGCCACCGTGCCACCTGCTGTACCAGGCGTTTGTGCACGACGGTCACCTGTCGATGCAGTTGTACATTCGCAGCTCCGACGTGTTCCTCGGCCTGCCGTACAACACCGCCGCGCTGGCATTGCTGACCCATATGCTCGCCCAGCAGTGCGACCTGATCCCTCACGAGATCATCGTCACCACGGGCGACACCCACGCCTACAGCAACCACATGGAGCAGATCCGCACCCAACTGGCGCGCACGCCGAAGAAACTGCCGGAACTGGTGATCAAGCGCAAACCTGCGTCGATCTACGACTACACGTTTGAAGACTTCGAAATCGTCGGTTACGACGCCGACCCAAGCATCAAGGCCGACGTGGCCATCTGA
- the lgt gene encoding prolipoprotein diacylglyceryl transferase — protein MLPYPQIDPVALAIGPLKIHWYGLMYLIGIGGAWLLASRRLNRFDPTWTKEKLSDMVFWLSMGVIVGGRLGYVLFYDLSAYIANPTLIFEVWKGGMAFHGGFIGVMIAAWWFGRRNGKSFFQLMDFVAPMVPIGLGAGRIGNFINAELWGKPTDVPWAMVFPPFSDPAQLPRHPSQLYQFALEGVALFLILYIFSRKPRPTMAVSGMFALFYGIFRFIVEFVRVPDAQLGYLAWGWLTMGQILSLPMILVGLGLLWWAYNRPQPLKNAAL, from the coding sequence ATGCTGCCTTACCCGCAGATCGACCCGGTGGCCCTGGCCATCGGTCCGCTGAAAATCCACTGGTACGGGTTGATGTACCTGATCGGCATCGGCGGTGCCTGGTTGCTGGCCTCCCGGCGCCTGAACCGTTTCGACCCGACCTGGACCAAGGAGAAGCTCTCCGACATGGTCTTCTGGTTGTCGATGGGGGTGATCGTCGGCGGGCGCCTGGGGTATGTGCTGTTCTACGACCTTTCGGCGTACATCGCCAACCCGACGCTGATCTTCGAAGTGTGGAAGGGCGGCATGGCGTTCCACGGCGGTTTTATCGGCGTGATGATCGCCGCCTGGTGGTTCGGCCGTCGTAATGGCAAGTCGTTCTTCCAACTGATGGACTTCGTTGCGCCGATGGTGCCGATCGGCCTAGGTGCCGGGCGTATCGGTAACTTCATCAACGCCGAGCTGTGGGGCAAGCCGACTGACGTGCCGTGGGCCATGGTGTTCCCGCCGTTCAGCGACCCGGCGCAACTGCCGCGCCACCCGTCGCAGCTTTACCAGTTCGCGTTGGAAGGCGTGGCGCTGTTCCTTATCCTGTACATCTTCTCGCGCAAGCCACGCCCCACCATGGCGGTATCGGGCATGTTCGCGTTGTTCTACGGGATCTTCCGCTTCATCGTCGAGTTCGTGCGCGTGCCGGATGCACAATTGGGCTACCTGGCGTGGGGTTGGCTGACCATGGGTCAGATCCTCAGCCTGCCGATGATCCTCGTGGGCCTGGGCCTGCTGTGGTGGGCCTACAACCGCCCGCAACCGCTGAAGAACGCTGCGCTTTAA
- a CDS encoding sulfite exporter TauE/SafE family protein, translating into MEFLLYLLLGACAGVLAGLFGVGGGIIIVPVLVFSFTLQGFDPQVLTHLAVGTSLATIIFTSVNAVREHHRRGAVRWPIFVWMTVGILIGAGFGALTAEAISGPHLQKIIGVFALLVAVQLALDVKPKASRTVPGTVGLTLAGTVIGWASAIFGIGGGSLTVPFLTWRSVPMQQAVATSSACGLPIALASALSFMILGWHDPLLPAHSLGFVYLPALLGIALTSMVFARFGARLAHRLSPRLLKRLFAGLLFCVGINFLL; encoded by the coding sequence ATGGAATTTCTGCTGTATTTGCTGCTCGGCGCCTGTGCGGGCGTGCTCGCCGGGCTGTTTGGCGTGGGCGGCGGGATCATCATCGTGCCGGTGCTGGTGTTCAGCTTCACCTTGCAGGGCTTCGACCCGCAGGTGCTGACCCACCTGGCCGTGGGCACTTCCCTGGCAACGATCATCTTTACCTCGGTGAATGCCGTGCGTGAGCACCACCGACGTGGCGCGGTGCGTTGGCCGATCTTTGTGTGGATGACCGTGGGCATCCTGATCGGTGCGGGTTTTGGCGCGTTGACCGCCGAGGCGATTTCCGGCCCGCACCTGCAGAAAATCATTGGTGTATTTGCCCTGCTGGTGGCCGTGCAGTTGGCCCTGGACGTCAAGCCCAAGGCCAGCCGAACGGTGCCGGGCACGGTCGGCCTGACCCTGGCGGGCACCGTGATTGGCTGGGCTTCGGCGATTTTCGGGATTGGCGGTGGCTCGCTGACCGTGCCGTTCTTGACCTGGCGCAGCGTGCCGATGCAACAGGCGGTCGCCACCTCATCGGCCTGCGGCCTGCCGATCGCGCTGGCAAGTGCATTAAGTTTCATGATTCTGGGCTGGCATGACCCGCTGTTGCCCGCTCATAGTCTAGGGTTCGTGTATTTGCCGGCACTGCTGGGCATTGCCCTGACCAGCATGGTGTTCGCCCGCTTCGGCGCGCGCCTGGCGCACCGGTTGTCGCCGCGTTTGCTCAAGCGGTTGTTTGCCGGGTTGCTGTTCTGTGTCGGCATAAACTTTTTGCTTTGA
- a CDS encoding NRDE family protein, giving the protein MCLIVFAWRPGHAQPLIVAANRDEFYARPSLPLAQWPDAPDVYAGRDQEAGGTWLGVNADGRFAALTNIRDPHQPPARKSRGELVARFLNGSLPIEDYLADVNGRSIEYAGFNLLLGTRDELWHYNANHTEPTRLEPGVYGLSNAGLDTPWPKLLKAKAALSALLEDPQPEALLGILSDPQTAPFADLPDTGVGLATESLLSSVFIASPSYGTRASTALIVNADGTRRMVERSFGPHGGRLGEIELRI; this is encoded by the coding sequence ATGTGCCTGATTGTTTTCGCCTGGCGGCCGGGCCACGCCCAGCCGTTGATCGTCGCGGCCAACCGCGATGAATTCTACGCCCGCCCCAGCCTGCCGCTGGCCCAGTGGCCGGATGCGCCCGACGTCTACGCCGGTCGCGATCAGGAAGCAGGCGGCACGTGGCTGGGGGTGAATGCCGATGGGCGTTTTGCCGCCCTCACTAATATCCGTGACCCGCACCAGCCGCCGGCCCGCAAGTCCCGTGGCGAGCTGGTGGCGCGTTTTCTCAACGGTTCTCTGCCGATTGAGGACTATTTAGCCGACGTTAACGGCCGTTCGATTGAATATGCCGGGTTTAACCTGCTGCTGGGCACACGGGATGAGTTGTGGCATTACAACGCCAATCATACGGAGCCGACGCGATTGGAGCCTGGGGTGTATGGATTGTCCAACGCCGGACTGGATACGCCGTGGCCCAAACTGCTCAAGGCCAAGGCGGCATTGAGCGCGCTGCTAGAGGATCCGCAGCCGGAAGCCTTGTTGGGGATTTTGAGTGATCCGCAGACGGCGCCGTTTGCGGACCTGCCGGACACCGGCGTGGGGTTGGCGACCGAGAGTTTGCTATCGAGCGTGTTTATTGCCAGCCCAAGCTATGGGACGCGGGCGAGTACGGCGCTGATTGTAAATGCCGACGGGACGCGGCGGATGGTGGAGCGTAGTTTTGGGCCGCATGGTGGCCGACTTGGCGAGATAGAACTGAGGATTTAG
- the ptsP gene encoding phosphoenolpyruvate--protein phosphotransferase, with protein sequence MLNTLRKIVQEVNSAKDLKAALGIIVLRVKEAMGSQVCSVYLLDPETNRFVLMATEGLNKRSIGKVSMAPNEGLVGLVGTREEPLNLENAADHPRYRYFAETGEERYASFLGAPIIHHRRVVGVLVIQQKERRQFDEGEEAFLVTMSAQLAGVIAHAEATGSIRGLGRQGKGIQEAKFVGVPGSPGAAVGTAVVMLPPADLDVVPDKTVDDIDAEIKLFKTALEGVRADMRNLSTKLATQLRPEERALFDVYQMMLDDASLGNEVKTVIKTGQWAQGALRQVVTDHVNRFELMDDAYLRERASDVRDLGRRLLAYLQEDRTTNLVYPDNTILISEELTATMLGEVPEGKLVGLVSVLGSGNSHVAILARAMGIPTVMGLVDLPYSKVDGIDMIVDGHRGEVFTNPSEVLRKQYAEVVEEEKQLALGLDSLRELPCVTTDGHRVPLLVNTGLLADVARAQQRGAEGVGLYRTEVPFMINQRFPSEKEQLAIYREQLQAFHPLPVTMRSLDIGGDKSLSYFPIKEDNPFLGWRGIRVTLDHPEIFLVQTRAMLKASEGLNNLRILLPMISGTHELEEALHLIHRAWGEVRDEGADVPMPPIGVMIEIPAAVYQAKELARQVDFLSVGSNDLTQYLLAVDRNNPRVADLYDYLHPAVLQALQHVVRDAHAEGKPVSICGEMAGDPAAAVLLMAMGFDSLSMNATNLPKVKWMLRQVELSMAKDLLAELMTIDNPQVIHSSLQLALKNLGLTRMINPASAKTL encoded by the coding sequence ATGCTCAATACGCTGCGCAAGATCGTCCAGGAAGTTAACTCCGCCAAGGATCTCAAGGCGGCGTTGGGGATTATTGTGTTGCGCGTCAAGGAAGCCATGGGCAGCCAGGTCTGCTCGGTTTACCTGCTGGACCCCGAGACCAACCGTTTTGTGCTGATGGCCACGGAGGGCTTGAACAAGCGCTCCATCGGCAAGGTCAGCATGGCGCCCAATGAAGGTCTGGTGGGCCTGGTGGGGACGCGTGAAGAACCCCTGAACCTTGAAAACGCGGCCGATCACCCGCGTTATCGCTACTTTGCCGAAACCGGTGAAGAGCGTTACGCCTCGTTCCTCGGCGCACCGATCATTCACCACCGCCGCGTCGTCGGCGTGTTGGTCATCCAGCAAAAAGAGCGCCGCCAGTTCGACGAAGGTGAAGAAGCCTTCCTCGTGACCATGAGCGCGCAGCTCGCCGGGGTTATCGCCCACGCCGAAGCCACCGGCTCGATTCGTGGCCTTGGGCGCCAGGGCAAGGGCATCCAGGAAGCCAAGTTCGTCGGCGTACCGGGTTCGCCGGGTGCGGCGGTCGGTACCGCCGTGGTCATGCTGCCGCCGGCTGACCTCGACGTAGTGCCGGACAAGACCGTCGATGACATCGACGCTGAAATCAAATTGTTCAAGACCGCCCTGGAAGGCGTGCGCGCGGACATGCGCAACCTGTCGACCAAGCTGGCCACACAACTGCGCCCCGAAGAGCGTGCGCTGTTCGACGTGTACCAGATGATGCTCGACGACGCGTCGCTGGGTAATGAAGTCAAGACCGTAATCAAGACCGGCCAGTGGGCCCAGGGTGCGCTGCGCCAAGTGGTCACCGATCACGTCAACCGTTTCGAATTGATGGACGACGCCTACCTGCGCGAACGCGCCTCGGACGTGCGTGACCTCGGTCGCCGTCTGCTGGCCTACCTGCAGGAAGACCGCACCACCAACCTGGTCTACCCCGACAACACCATCCTGATCAGTGAAGAACTGACCGCCACCATGCTCGGCGAAGTGCCGGAAGGCAAGCTGGTCGGCCTGGTGTCGGTACTGGGTTCGGGCAACTCCCACGTCGCTATCCTGGCCCGGGCCATGGGCATCCCGACGGTGATGGGCCTGGTGGACCTGCCGTATTCCAAAGTGGATGGCATCGACATGATCGTCGATGGCCATCGTGGTGAAGTGTTCACCAACCCCAGCGAAGTACTGCGCAAGCAATACGCCGAAGTGGTCGAGGAAGAGAAGCAACTGGCGCTGGGCCTGGATTCATTGCGCGAGCTGCCGTGCGTGACCACCGATGGCCACCGTGTGCCGCTGCTGGTGAATACCGGCCTGCTCGCCGATGTGGCCCGCGCGCAACAGCGCGGCGCCGAAGGGGTGGGGCTGTATCGCACCGAAGTGCCGTTCATGATCAACCAGCGTTTCCCGAGTGAGAAGGAGCAGCTGGCGATTTATCGCGAGCAACTGCAAGCCTTCCACCCGTTGCCGGTGACCATGCGCAGCCTGGACATTGGCGGCGACAAGTCACTGTCGTATTTCCCGATTAAAGAGGACAACCCGTTCCTCGGCTGGCGTGGTATCCGCGTCACCCTCGACCACCCAGAAATCTTCCTCGTACAAACCCGCGCCATGCTCAAGGCCAGTGAGGGCCTGAACAACCTGCGCATCCTGCTGCCGATGATCTCCGGTACCCATGAGCTGGAAGAGGCGTTGCATCTTATCCACCGCGCCTGGGGTGAAGTGCGCGACGAAGGCGCCGACGTACCGATGCCGCCGATTGGCGTGATGATCGAAATCCCGGCAGCGGTGTATCAGGCCAAGGAGCTGGCGCGGCAGGTGGACTTCCTGTCGGTGGGCTCCAACGACCTGACCCAATACCTGCTGGCCGTGGACCGTAACAACCCACGGGTGGCCGACCTCTACGACTACCTGCACCCGGCCGTGCTGCAAGCGCTGCAGCATGTGGTGCGCGACGCCCACGCCGAAGGCAAGCCGGTGAGCATCTGCGGTGAAATGGCCGGCGACCCCGCGGCGGCGGTGCTGTTGATGGCGATGGGCTTTGACAGCCTGTCGATGAACGCCACCAACTTGCCGAAGGTGAAGTGGATGCTGCGCCAGGTTGAACTGAGCATGGCCAAGGACCTGCTGGCGGAGTTGATGACCATCGACAACCCGCAAGTTATCCACAGCTCGTTGCAATTGGCCCTGAAAAACCTGGGGCTGACGCGGATGATCAACCCGGCCTCCGCAAAAACCCTCTAG
- a CDS encoding RNA pyrophosphohydrolase, with protein MIDPDGFRPNVGIILTNDAGQVLWARRINQDAWQFPQGGINPDETPEDALYRELNEEVGLEREDVQILACTRGWLRYRLPQRLVRTHSQPLCIGQKQKWFLLRLISNEQRVRMDLTGKPEFDGWRWVSYWYPLGQVVTFKREVYRRALKELAPRLLARD; from the coding sequence GTGATCGACCCCGATGGTTTCCGTCCTAATGTCGGGATTATTCTTACGAATGATGCCGGACAGGTGCTATGGGCTCGCCGAATCAACCAAGATGCCTGGCAGTTTCCTCAAGGTGGAATCAACCCCGACGAAACCCCTGAAGACGCCTTGTACCGTGAGTTGAACGAAGAAGTCGGCCTTGAGCGCGAAGATGTACAAATTCTGGCCTGTACCCGAGGCTGGTTGCGCTATCGTTTGCCGCAACGCCTGGTGCGTACCCACAGCCAACCGCTGTGCATCGGCCAGAAGCAGAAATGGTTTCTCCTGCGCCTGATCTCCAATGAGCAGCGGGTGCGGATGGATTTGACCGGTAAACCGGAGTTCGATGGCTGGCGCTGGGTCAGCTATTGGTACCCGTTGGGCCAGGTGGTGACATTCAAGCGCGAGGTTTATCGTCGCGCTCTCAAAGAGCTTGCCCCGCGCCTTTTAGCGCGCGACTGA
- a CDS encoding histidinol-phosphatase: MRLALFDLDNTLLGGDSDHAWGDYLCERGILDPVAYKARNDEFYQDYLAGKLDNAAYLNFCLEILGRTEMAQLDEWHNDYMRDCIEPIMLPLAIELLAKHRAAGDKLVIITATNRFVTAPIAARLGVETLIATECEMENGRYTGRSTDVPCFREGKVTRLNRWLEETGYSLEDSYFYSDSMNDLPLLEQVTHAVAVDPDPNLRAEAERRGWPVITLRS; this comes from the coding sequence ATGCGCCTGGCTTTATTCGACTTGGACAACACCCTCCTCGGCGGTGACAGCGACCACGCCTGGGGCGATTACCTGTGCGAGCGCGGGATTCTCGACCCGGTGGCCTACAAGGCCCGCAACGACGAGTTCTACCAGGATTACCTGGCCGGCAAGCTGGACAACGCCGCCTACCTGAACTTTTGCCTGGAAATCCTTGGCCGCACCGAGATGGCCCAATTGGATGAGTGGCACAACGACTACATGCGCGACTGCATCGAGCCAATCATGCTGCCGCTGGCGATTGAGCTGCTGGCCAAGCACCGCGCTGCCGGTGACAAGCTGGTGATCATCACCGCCACCAACCGCTTTGTCACCGCACCGATTGCCGCACGCCTGGGCGTGGAAACCCTGATCGCCACCGAGTGCGAGATGGAAAACGGCCGCTACACCGGGCGCAGCACCGACGTACCGTGCTTTCGCGAGGGCAAGGTAACGCGCTTGAATCGTTGGCTGGAAGAGACCGGGTATAGCCTGGAGGACAGCTACTTCTACAGCGACTCGATGAATGATTTGCCGCTGCTGGAGCAAGTGACGCATGCGGTGGCGGTGGATCCGGATCCGAATCTGCGGGCTGAGGCCGAGAGGCGCGGCTGGCCGGTCATCACGCTGCGCAGCTGA
- a CDS encoding DUF2269 family protein produces the protein MSAYLLLKTLHILSSTLLFGLGAGSAYYALRAWRTGKVEVIAVTFKHLVFADWAFTATTAVFQPLSGIGLMHLAGWSLQQSWLQWTFGLYVLAGICWLPVVWLQIRVHKMAEQALREGTAMPIKAATYMRWWFGLGWPAFLAFVVIFYLMVAKPM, from the coding sequence ATGAGCGCTTACCTGCTGCTGAAAACCCTGCATATCCTCTCGTCGACCCTCCTGTTCGGGCTGGGCGCAGGCTCGGCGTACTACGCGTTGCGCGCCTGGCGCACCGGCAAGGTGGAAGTGATCGCGGTGACCTTCAAGCACCTGGTGTTCGCCGACTGGGCGTTTACCGCGACCACGGCGGTATTCCAGCCGCTGAGCGGGATCGGCTTGATGCACTTGGCGGGGTGGTCGTTGCAGCAGAGTTGGTTGCAGTGGACGTTCGGTCTGTATGTGCTGGCGGGTATCTGCTGGTTGCCGGTGGTGTGGTTGCAGATTCGTGTACACAAGATGGCGGAGCAGGCGTTGCGCGAGGGTACGGCGATGCCGATCAAGGCCGCGACCTATATGCGCTGGTGGTTTGGCCTGGGGTGGCCGGCGTTCCTGGCGTTTGTGGTGATTTTCTACTTGATGGTCGCAAAGCCTATGTAG